One Serinicoccus chungangensis genomic window carries:
- the mmsB gene encoding multiple monosaccharide ABC transporter permease, with the protein MTGTLNLKDLLTSNIRQSGILLALVVIVGFFSVLHPSFLTPGNLTNIVLQYSYILILAIGMIIVIIGGHIDLSVGSLVALTGATAAVVSIRSGMPWWVGVLAALAVGVLAGCWQGFWVAYVGIPAFIVTLAGMLIFRGLTFQVLDNVSLSPFGGTYYQIANGFQNGILGGYGVDVFTLVIFAVAVLGYAVNAWRQRRAAVSYEQEVGALPLFVLKIVAVGAVVMWFGYQLAQSRGLPNVLILLAVLILIYGLVTQKTVFGRNVYAIGGNLTAAKLSGVKVKKVNFLIFVNMGLLSGIAGVVFSSRMNGAQPGAGNMFELDAIAACFIGGAAVTGGVGRVTGAMIGGLIMAVMSNGMQLMGADQSTQQLVKGLVLLLAVAFDVYNKRRAGS; encoded by the coding sequence ATGACCGGGACGCTCAACCTCAAGGACCTGCTCACCAGCAACATCCGTCAGAGCGGCATCCTGCTGGCGCTGGTGGTGATCGTCGGCTTCTTCTCGGTCCTGCACCCCAGCTTCCTCACGCCGGGCAACCTCACCAACATCGTGCTGCAGTACTCCTACATCCTCATCCTGGCGATCGGGATGATCATCGTCATCATCGGCGGGCACATCGACCTGTCCGTCGGGTCCCTCGTGGCCCTGACCGGGGCGACCGCGGCGGTGGTCTCGATCCGCAGCGGTATGCCGTGGTGGGTCGGGGTGCTCGCGGCCCTCGCGGTGGGCGTGCTGGCCGGGTGCTGGCAGGGGTTCTGGGTCGCCTACGTCGGGATCCCCGCCTTCATCGTCACCCTCGCGGGGATGCTCATCTTCCGCGGCCTGACCTTCCAGGTCCTGGACAACGTGTCGCTGTCCCCCTTCGGCGGCACCTACTACCAGATCGCCAACGGGTTCCAGAACGGCATCCTGGGCGGCTACGGCGTGGACGTCTTCACGCTCGTGATCTTCGCCGTCGCCGTCCTCGGGTATGCCGTGAACGCCTGGCGCCAGCGCCGGGCCGCGGTCTCCTACGAGCAGGAGGTCGGGGCGCTGCCGCTGTTCGTGCTGAAGATCGTGGCGGTCGGCGCGGTGGTCATGTGGTTCGGCTACCAGCTCGCCCAGAGCCGCGGCCTGCCCAACGTGCTCATCCTGCTCGCGGTCCTCATCCTCATCTACGGGCTCGTCACGCAGAAGACCGTCTTCGGCCGCAACGTCTACGCCATCGGCGGCAACCTCACCGCCGCCAAGCTCTCCGGCGTCAAGGTCAAGAAGGTCAACTTCCTCATCTTCGTCAACATGGGTCTGCTCTCCGGCATCGCCGGCGTCGTGTTCTCGTCCCGGATGAACGGTGCCCAGCCGGGCGCCGGCAACATGTTCGAGCTGGACGCAATCGCCGCCTGCTTCATCGGCGGGGCCGCGGTGACCGGAGGCGTGGGCCGGGTCACCGGGGCCATGATCGGCGGCCTCATCATGGCCGTCATGTCCAACGGCATGCAGCTCATGGGTGCCGACCAGTCCACCCAGCAGCTGGTCAAGGGCCTGGTGCTGCTGCTCGCGGTCGCCTTCGACGTCTACAACAAGCGGCGCGCCGGCAGCTGA
- the mmsA gene encoding multiple monosaccharide ABC transporter ATP-binding protein, translated as MSDTILEMRGITKTFPGVKALEDVTLEVRRGEIHAICGENGAGKSTLMKVLSGVYPHGTYEGDILLDGDPVRFSSINDSEEKGIVIIHQELALVPHLSIAENMYLGNERRGRGGLIDWHRTNRDATELMQRVGLRELPVTRIGHIGVGKQQLVEIAKALSKDVRLLILDEPTAALNDNDSEHLLGLLRQLRDQGVTCIMISHKLGEIADIADRTTIIRDGRTIETLDMSEPGATQDRIIRGMVGRDMEHRYPEREPHVGEEMLRVEDWRVHHPTQADRLVIEDASFSVRAGEVVGIAGLMGAGRTELMMSIFGRSYGRGISGRVLKQGQEIDVSTVSRAIGHGIAYATEDRKAYGLNLIDDVRHNTSAAGLDKLSRLGWVNGLEELKVAQDYRRDLNTRTPSVLNSVGKLSGGNQQKVVLAKWLFTDPDVLILDEPTRGIDVGAKYEIYTIINRMVAAGKAVVVISSELPELLGISDRIYTLAFGRITGELPVAEATQERLMSLMTMDKEGAAR; from the coding sequence ATGAGCGACACCATCCTGGAGATGCGTGGGATCACCAAGACGTTCCCCGGCGTGAAGGCGCTGGAGGACGTGACCCTGGAGGTCCGGCGCGGTGAGATCCACGCCATCTGCGGCGAGAACGGCGCCGGCAAGTCGACCCTGATGAAGGTGCTGTCCGGGGTCTACCCGCACGGCACCTACGAGGGCGACATCCTCCTGGACGGCGACCCCGTCCGCTTCTCCTCGATCAACGACAGCGAGGAGAAGGGGATCGTCATCATCCACCAGGAGCTCGCCCTGGTGCCGCACCTGTCGATCGCCGAGAACATGTACCTCGGCAACGAGCGGCGCGGCCGCGGCGGCCTCATCGACTGGCACCGGACCAACCGCGACGCCACCGAGCTCATGCAGCGGGTGGGTCTGCGCGAGCTGCCGGTGACCCGGATCGGCCACATCGGAGTGGGCAAGCAGCAGCTGGTCGAGATCGCCAAGGCGCTGTCCAAGGACGTGCGCCTGCTCATCCTGGACGAGCCGACGGCGGCCCTCAACGACAACGACTCCGAGCACCTGCTCGGGCTGCTGCGCCAGCTCCGGGACCAGGGGGTCACCTGCATCATGATCTCGCACAAGCTGGGCGAGATCGCCGACATCGCCGACCGGACGACGATCATCCGGGACGGCCGCACGATCGAGACGCTGGACATGAGCGAGCCGGGGGCCACCCAGGACCGGATCATCCGCGGGATGGTCGGGCGGGACATGGAGCACCGCTACCCCGAGCGCGAGCCGCACGTGGGCGAGGAGATGCTGCGGGTCGAGGACTGGCGGGTGCACCACCCCACGCAGGCCGACCGGCTGGTCATCGAGGACGCCAGCTTCTCGGTCCGGGCCGGCGAGGTCGTCGGGATCGCCGGCCTCATGGGTGCCGGGCGCACCGAGCTGATGATGAGCATCTTCGGCCGCAGCTACGGCCGTGGGATCTCCGGCCGCGTGCTCAAGCAGGGCCAGGAGATCGACGTGTCGACCGTCTCCCGGGCGATCGGCCACGGCATCGCCTACGCCACCGAGGACCGCAAGGCCTACGGGCTCAACCTCATCGACGACGTGCGGCACAACACCTCGGCCGCGGGCCTGGACAAGCTGTCCCGGCTCGGCTGGGTCAACGGGCTGGAGGAGCTCAAGGTCGCCCAGGACTACCGGCGCGACCTCAACACCCGCACCCCCAGCGTCCTCAACAGCGTGGGCAAGCTCTCCGGCGGCAACCAGCAGAAGGTCGTGCTGGCCAAGTGGCTGTTCACCGACCCCGACGTGCTCATCCTCGACGAGCCCACCCGCGGCATCGACGTGGGGGCCAAGTACGAGATCTACACGATCATCAACCGCATGGTGGCGGCCGGCAAGGCGGTCGTCGTCATCTCCTCCGAGCTGCCCGAGCTGCTCGGCATCAGCGACCGCATCTACACCCTGGCCTTCGGCCGGATCACCGGTGAGCTGCCGGTCGCCGAGGCCACCCAGGAACGCCTCATGTCACTCATGACCATGGACAAGGAAGGTGCCGCCCGATGA
- the chvE gene encoding multiple monosaccharide ABC transporter substrate-binding protein: protein MIRRYTAIAAGATLALSLAACGGEGAGSGSADEGGASGDGGGEGGTVGVAMPTQTSERWIADGNAVEAGLTEAGYDVDLQFANDDIPTQSQQIDQMITNGADALVIAAIDGTALSSQLDAAAAAGIPVISYDRLIRDSENVDFYVTFDNYNVGVQQATALLVGLGVLNEDGSEGDAEGPFNIELFAGSLDDNNAHFFWDGAMDTLQPYMEDGTLEVPSGQTDIEQAATLRWQQETAQRRMEDLLTSTYSDGTELHGVLSPYDGLSRGIITALRNDGMGDTIEDGLPVVTGQDAEIASVKLIADGVQQSTIFKDTRKLADQAVVTVEAYMAGEEAEANDTESYDNGVKVVPSYLLESDVVYQDNITELLIDSGYWTQEEVDSGVAE, encoded by the coding sequence ATGATCCGTAGGTACACCGCCATCGCCGCCGGTGCGACGCTCGCCCTCAGCCTCGCGGCCTGCGGCGGCGAGGGCGCGGGCAGCGGCAGCGCCGACGAGGGCGGCGCGTCCGGGGACGGAGGGGGGGAGGGCGGCACCGTGGGTGTCGCCATGCCCACCCAGACCTCCGAGCGCTGGATCGCCGACGGCAACGCCGTCGAGGCCGGGCTCACCGAGGCGGGCTACGACGTCGACCTGCAGTTCGCCAACGACGACATCCCCACCCAGAGCCAGCAGATCGACCAGATGATCACCAACGGGGCCGACGCCCTGGTCATCGCCGCCATCGACGGCACCGCGCTGTCCAGCCAGCTCGACGCCGCCGCCGCCGCGGGCATCCCGGTCATCTCCTACGACCGGCTCATCCGGGACAGCGAGAACGTCGACTTCTACGTCACCTTCGACAACTACAACGTCGGTGTGCAGCAGGCCACCGCGCTGCTGGTCGGGCTCGGCGTCCTCAACGAGGACGGCTCCGAGGGCGACGCGGAGGGACCCTTCAACATCGAGCTGTTCGCCGGGTCGCTGGACGACAACAACGCCCACTTCTTCTGGGACGGGGCGATGGACACGCTCCAGCCCTACATGGAGGACGGCACCCTCGAGGTGCCCTCGGGCCAGACCGACATCGAGCAGGCGGCCACGCTGCGCTGGCAGCAGGAGACCGCGCAGCGCCGCATGGAGGACCTGCTCACCAGCACCTACAGCGACGGCACCGAGCTGCACGGCGTGCTCTCGCCCTACGACGGCCTGTCCCGCGGCATCATCACCGCGCTCCGCAACGACGGCATGGGCGACACCATCGAGGACGGGCTGCCTGTCGTCACCGGCCAGGACGCCGAGATCGCCTCGGTGAAGCTCATCGCCGACGGCGTCCAGCAGTCGACCATCTTCAAGGACACCCGCAAGCTCGCCGACCAGGCCGTCGTCACGGTCGAGGCGTACATGGCCGGCGAGGAGGCGGAGGCCAACGACACCGAGAGCTACGACAACGGCGTCAAGGTCGTCCCCTCCTACCTGCTGGAGTCCGACGTGGTCTACCAGGACAACATCACCGAGCTGCTCATCGACTCGGGCTACTGGACCCAGGAGGAGGTCGACTCCGGCGTCGCCGAGTGA
- the araA gene encoding L-arabinose isomerase, giving the protein MSAQPRTEDAEIWFCTGSQHLYGEETLRQVAEQSQAIARALDDADAVPVRVVWKPVLTDREAIHRLALEANAHEGCLGLIAWMHTFSPAKMWIAGLAALDRPLLHLHTQANVELPWSTIDFDFMNLNQAAHGDREFGYLQTRMGVRRSTVVGHVSHEPVQRRVGDWARAAAGWAATRSLRLARFGDNMRNVAVTEGDKTEAEIRLGVSVNTWGVNDLVAAVAEVGDPEVDALVDEYLDLYDVAPELRPGGDRAESLRDGARQEVALRTLLESLGATAFTTTFEDLGGLKQLPGLAVQRLMAAGYGFGAEGDWKTAVLVRAAKVMGAGLPGGASLMEDYTYDLTPGAEKVLGAHMLEICPSLTTSRPRLEVHPLAIGDREDPVRLVFHADPGPGVVVAMTDMRDRFRLTANAVDVVAPDAPLPHLPVAHAVWRPQPDLATSAEAWLTAGAAHHTVLSTQVGVPVIEEWAAMSGTELLVIDQDTTTRGFAREVRWNQAYHRLAQGV; this is encoded by the coding sequence ATGAGCGCGCAGCCCCGCACCGAGGACGCCGAGATCTGGTTCTGCACCGGCAGCCAGCACCTCTACGGCGAGGAGACCCTGCGGCAGGTCGCCGAGCAGAGCCAGGCCATCGCCCGCGCGCTGGACGACGCCGACGCCGTCCCCGTCCGGGTCGTCTGGAAGCCCGTGCTGACCGACCGGGAGGCGATCCACCGTCTCGCCCTGGAGGCCAACGCGCACGAGGGCTGCCTCGGGCTCATCGCCTGGATGCACACCTTCTCCCCCGCCAAGATGTGGATCGCCGGCCTGGCCGCCCTGGACCGCCCGCTGCTGCACCTGCACACCCAGGCCAACGTCGAGCTGCCCTGGTCGACCATCGACTTCGACTTCATGAACCTCAACCAGGCCGCCCACGGGGACCGCGAGTTCGGCTACCTGCAGACCCGGATGGGCGTGCGGCGCAGCACCGTCGTCGGGCACGTCTCCCACGAGCCCGTCCAGCGCCGCGTCGGCGACTGGGCCCGGGCGGCCGCCGGCTGGGCCGCGACCCGCTCGCTGCGGCTGGCCCGGTTCGGCGACAACATGCGCAACGTGGCCGTGACCGAGGGCGACAAGACCGAGGCCGAGATCCGGCTGGGCGTCTCGGTCAACACGTGGGGCGTCAATGACCTGGTGGCCGCGGTCGCCGAGGTGGGCGACCCCGAGGTCGACGCGCTCGTCGACGAGTACCTCGACCTCTACGACGTGGCACCCGAGCTGCGTCCCGGTGGGGACCGGGCGGAGTCGCTGCGCGACGGCGCCCGCCAGGAGGTGGCGCTGCGCACCCTGCTGGAGTCCCTCGGCGCCACCGCCTTCACCACGACCTTCGAGGACCTGGGCGGCCTGAAGCAGCTGCCCGGCCTCGCGGTCCAGCGCCTCATGGCCGCCGGCTACGGCTTCGGCGCCGAGGGCGACTGGAAGACCGCCGTCCTCGTGCGCGCCGCCAAGGTCATGGGCGCCGGGCTGCCCGGCGGGGCCTCCCTCATGGAGGACTACACCTACGACCTCACCCCCGGTGCGGAGAAGGTCCTCGGGGCCCACATGCTCGAGATCTGCCCGTCCCTGACGACCTCCCGGCCGCGCCTCGAGGTGCACCCGCTCGCCATCGGCGACCGTGAGGACCCGGTCCGCCTGGTCTTCCACGCCGACCCCGGACCCGGGGTGGTGGTGGCGATGACCGACATGCGGGACCGTTTCCGGCTCACCGCCAACGCGGTCGACGTCGTCGCCCCGGACGCCCCGCTGCCCCACCTTCCCGTCGCCCACGCCGTCTGGCGCCCGCAGCCGGACCTCGCCACCTCGGCGGAGGCCTGGCTCACCGCCGGCGCGGCCCACCACACCGTCCTCAGCACCCAGGTGGGCGTGCCGGTCATCGAGGAGTGGGCCGCGATGTCGGGCACCGAGCTGCTGGTCATCGACCAGGACACCACCACCCGCGGGTTCGCCCGCGAGGTGCGCTGGAACCAGGCCTACCACCGCCTCGCGCAGGGCGTCTGA
- a CDS encoding L-ribulose-5-phosphate 4-epimerase codes for MSLQSFSREVRGRIAEVREVVSRLHDELPRWDLVVWTAGNVSQRVPGTDLFVIKPSGVRYDELSPEVMVVCDLDGELVDGAHRPSSDTAAHAYVYRHRPDVGGVVHTHSPYATAWAALGEEIPCALTMMADEFGGPVPIGPFALIGDDSIGRGIVETLRGSRSPAVLMRSHGPFTVGVDARAAVKAAVMVEEVARTLHLARQLGPLTPLDQRDVDALYDRYQNVYGQAPAAPTAEPHQEQEPA; via the coding sequence ATGAGCCTGCAGTCCTTCTCCCGTGAGGTCCGGGGCCGGATCGCCGAGGTCCGGGAGGTCGTGTCCCGCCTGCACGACGAGCTGCCCCGGTGGGACCTGGTCGTCTGGACGGCCGGCAACGTCTCGCAGCGGGTCCCCGGCACCGACCTCTTCGTCATCAAGCCCTCCGGCGTGCGCTACGACGAGCTCTCGCCGGAGGTCATGGTCGTCTGCGACCTCGACGGCGAGCTCGTCGACGGCGCGCACCGTCCCAGCTCCGACACCGCGGCCCACGCCTACGTCTACCGGCATCGGCCGGATGTCGGCGGCGTCGTGCACACCCACTCCCCCTACGCCACGGCCTGGGCGGCGCTGGGCGAGGAGATCCCCTGCGCCCTCACCATGATGGCCGACGAGTTCGGGGGTCCGGTCCCCATCGGCCCGTTCGCGCTCATCGGGGACGACTCGATCGGCCGCGGCATCGTGGAGACCCTGCGCGGGTCGCGCAGCCCGGCGGTCCTCATGCGCAGCCACGGTCCGTTCACCGTCGGTGTCGACGCCCGGGCCGCGGTCAAGGCTGCGGTCATGGTGGAGGAGGTCGCCCGGACCCTCCACCTCGCCCGACAGCTCGGTCCCCTCACCCCTCTCGACCAGCGCGACGTCGACGCCCTCTACGACCGCTACCAGAACGTCTACGGCCAGGCACCCGCCGCGCCGACCGCCGAGCCGCACCAGGAGCAGGAACCAGCATGA
- the araB gene encoding ribulokinase codes for MSGNNIFVVGVDFGTLSGRAVVVRVQDGTVVGSAAHPYPHGVMEAELTAGPAAAEGRPAPLPPDWALQVAHDYVEVLAHAVPAALAAARDAHGVRAEDVVGIATDFTACTMVPTTSDGTPLSELRELADRPHAYVKLWKHHAAQPHADRINALAHGRGEAWIARYGGLISSEWEFAKGLELLEDDPEVYAATERWVEAADWIVWQLSGRYVRNACTAGYKGIRQDGRYPDRDFLAALDPGFADFVTDKLDQPIGELGDAAGRLSARAAAWTGLPEGITVAVGNVDAHVTAPAAGAVEPGQMVAIMGTSTCHVMNGEVLREVPGMCGVVEGGIVPGLWGYEAGQSGVGDIFGWFVEHGVPPAYHEEARRQGVSVHELLTDLASRQRVGEHGLVALDWHSGNRSVLVDHELSGLVVGQTLATRPEDTYRALLEATAFGTRVIVEAFVEAGVPVTEFIVAGGLLKNPLLMQIYADVTRLPISTIATDQGPALGSALHAAVAAGEYADIRAAARAMGRVDRAVYTPDEEAARGYDALFAEYRALHDHFGRGGTEVMHRLRALRRAARAGAGSAA; via the coding sequence GTGAGCGGTAACAACATCTTCGTCGTCGGCGTCGACTTCGGCACCCTGTCCGGCCGCGCCGTGGTCGTGCGGGTCCAGGACGGGACCGTGGTCGGCAGCGCTGCGCACCCCTACCCCCACGGGGTGATGGAGGCCGAGCTGACCGCCGGCCCGGCCGCCGCCGAGGGTCGTCCCGCGCCGCTGCCGCCCGACTGGGCGCTGCAGGTCGCCCACGACTACGTCGAGGTCCTCGCGCACGCCGTCCCCGCGGCGCTCGCCGCGGCCCGTGACGCGCACGGGGTGCGGGCCGAGGACGTCGTGGGCATCGCGACCGACTTCACCGCCTGCACCATGGTCCCCACCACGTCCGACGGCACCCCGTTGAGCGAGCTCCGGGAGCTCGCGGACCGCCCGCACGCCTACGTCAAGCTGTGGAAGCACCACGCGGCGCAGCCGCACGCCGACCGCATCAACGCCCTGGCCCACGGACGGGGGGAGGCGTGGATCGCCCGCTACGGCGGGCTCATCTCCTCGGAGTGGGAGTTCGCCAAGGGGCTGGAGCTCCTCGAGGACGACCCCGAGGTCTACGCGGCCACCGAGCGCTGGGTCGAGGCGGCCGACTGGATCGTCTGGCAGCTGTCCGGCCGCTACGTGCGCAACGCCTGCACCGCGGGCTACAAGGGCATCCGGCAGGACGGCCGCTACCCCGACCGCGACTTCCTGGCCGCGCTCGACCCCGGGTTCGCCGACTTCGTCACCGACAAGCTGGACCAGCCGATCGGGGAGCTGGGCGACGCGGCGGGGCGGCTGAGCGCGCGGGCGGCGGCGTGGACCGGCCTGCCCGAGGGGATCACCGTCGCCGTCGGCAACGTCGACGCCCACGTCACCGCCCCCGCGGCCGGCGCCGTCGAGCCCGGCCAGATGGTGGCCATCATGGGCACCTCGACCTGCCACGTCATGAACGGTGAGGTCCTCCGGGAGGTCCCCGGGATGTGCGGCGTCGTCGAGGGCGGCATCGTGCCGGGACTGTGGGGGTACGAGGCCGGTCAGTCCGGCGTCGGCGACATCTTCGGCTGGTTCGTCGAGCACGGCGTGCCCCCGGCCTACCACGAGGAGGCGCGCCGGCAGGGCGTGTCGGTGCACGAGCTGCTCACCGACCTCGCCTCCCGGCAGCGGGTGGGCGAGCACGGGCTCGTCGCGCTGGACTGGCACAGCGGCAACCGGTCGGTCCTCGTCGACCACGAGCTGTCCGGGCTGGTCGTCGGCCAGACGCTGGCCACGCGGCCCGAGGACACCTACCGCGCGCTGCTCGAGGCGACGGCGTTCGGCACCCGCGTCATCGTCGAGGCCTTCGTCGAGGCGGGCGTGCCCGTGACCGAGTTCATCGTCGCCGGGGGGCTGCTCAAGAACCCTCTGCTCATGCAGATCTACGCCGACGTCACCCGGCTGCCCATCTCGACCATCGCGACCGACCAGGGCCCGGCGCTGGGGTCGGCCCTGCACGCGGCCGTCGCGGCCGGGGAGTATGCCGACATCCGCGCCGCGGCGCGTGCCATGGGCCGGGTGGACCGCGCGGTCTACACCCCCGACGAGGAGGCGGCCCGCGGCTACGACGCGCTCTTCGCCGAGTACCGCGCGCTGCACGACCACTTCGGTCGCGGGGGCACCGAGGTCATGCACCGGCTGCGCGCCCTGCGGCGGGCCGCCCGGGCCGGAGCGGGGTCGGCGGCATGA
- a CDS encoding LacI family DNA-binding transcriptional regulator — protein MAAAAGVSHQTVSRVVNDSPQVRPETVDRVRRAMARLGYRPSGTARNLAVRRTRSLGVVSFMGPLFGPMSMLLSIEAAARRSGYAAQIVSAHGLDAGQVDAVLEEVLSRDVEGVAVIAPTDGQARMVDGLPAQLPVVAVEGRLGDDVPFVASDNEAGGRLVAEHLLDCGQRTVAHVSGPTDWGEARQRTAGWADRMEAAGVGTGPTWVGDWSPESGYRAGLELLEHPRWGEVDAVFAANDSMALGLMAALHRAGVEVPGRVSVIGYDNTPESGWLQPALSTVEQQFDAVGAAAVERLVSLLEGGGDAAELLIPPRLVSRSSVSRRGKG, from the coding sequence GTGGCGGCCGCCGCCGGCGTGTCCCACCAGACGGTGTCGCGGGTCGTCAACGACAGCCCGCAGGTGCGTCCGGAGACGGTGGACCGGGTGCGCCGCGCGATGGCGCGGCTGGGCTACCGGCCCAGCGGGACCGCCCGCAACCTCGCGGTGCGGCGCACGCGGTCCCTCGGGGTCGTCAGCTTCATGGGGCCGCTCTTCGGCCCGATGTCCATGCTGCTGAGCATCGAGGCCGCGGCCCGGCGCAGCGGCTACGCGGCCCAGATCGTGTCGGCGCACGGGCTGGACGCCGGCCAGGTGGACGCCGTCCTCGAGGAGGTGCTGAGCCGGGACGTCGAGGGGGTGGCCGTCATCGCGCCCACCGACGGGCAGGCGCGGATGGTCGACGGACTCCCCGCCCAGCTGCCCGTGGTGGCGGTCGAGGGCCGGCTCGGTGACGACGTGCCCTTCGTCGCGAGCGACAACGAGGCCGGAGGCCGGCTGGTGGCCGAGCACCTGCTGGACTGCGGACAGCGCACCGTGGCCCACGTCAGCGGTCCGACGGACTGGGGGGAGGCCCGGCAGCGCACCGCGGGCTGGGCGGACCGGATGGAGGCGGCCGGGGTGGGGACCGGCCCCACCTGGGTGGGCGACTGGAGCCCCGAGTCGGGCTACCGGGCCGGGCTGGAGCTGCTGGAGCACCCGCGCTGGGGCGAGGTCGACGCGGTGTTCGCCGCGAACGACTCCATGGCGCTCGGCCTCATGGCGGCGCTGCACCGCGCGGGCGTCGAGGTGCCCGGCCGGGTGAGCGTCATCGGCTACGACAACACGCCCGAGAGCGGGTGGCTGCAGCCGGCGCTCAGCACGGTCGAGCAGCAGTTCGACGCCGTCGGTGCCGCGGCGGTGGAGCGTCTGGTGTCGCTGCTGGAGGGGGGAGGGGACGCGGCGGAGCTGCTCATCCCGCCCCGCCTCGTCTCGCGGTCGAGCGTGTCCCGGCGCGGGAAGGGCTGA